A genome region from Nicotiana tabacum cultivar K326 chromosome 13, ASM71507v2, whole genome shotgun sequence includes the following:
- the LOC107760146 gene encoding uncharacterized protein LOC107760146, with protein MALLGDDGRGYELARKLESHGVWRSWLGDSLYTHFIHFLSSPSTWDSFMRTDDSKSRVQIQLQLRARALLFDKASISLFLRSDKSPPSIHNSSAISKLNPNYLQLHGDDVYFTLENCSQDVASTSTVLSKVQSKSNFGVGSRYSESEADAMSQRLKLDDLPETWYNQFFEKYKASKSYRLQLGDREAEKRTPEQMSFYLRIVENHKRRRVAFKVDQNIGFGMLDDGSNLQSNSVLDNDNPFFPETMSAMNCVPESAVMRTSQLKENQKVEFNGVLDTLPQIMTKSPISPIMIERLGIRPEYLSMEQGSNQNHGKSGGERTRKCLGEEQALKLSQKVMAQLLGNVGFEGSSEVPLEVLTKFLSCHIHKLGATLKLLSDSYRKQCSAMELLQMFLHTAGHSNLAVLSELVKDNTRNFVQTQQQVQGFQQQLQPQHQAAIRQSQLTQQILRMHPQMQQMINSQNLTPQQQQLLLERMRRRQQLTPRPGMSMNMNIDKDRPVVQVKLEHPTDFPMDNNAFNAMAARQPQMQQFRQQQIAAMSSPYAQNTNQFRPVASLQIPQVQSPNTGMARAPPVKVEGFQELMGGDASMKHDSEENKLMSPQK; from the exons ATGGCATTGCTCGGCGACGACGGCCGGGGTTACGAGCTAGCTCGGAAGCTAGAGAGCCACGGAGTATGGCGTTCATGGCTCGGCGATTCACTGTATACACACTTCATTCACTTCCTTTCTTCTCCTTCTACTTGGGATTCCTTCATGCGAACCGACGATTCCAAATCTAGGGTTCAGATTCAACTCCAGCTTCGTGCTCGTGCTCTCCTCTTCGATAAAGCTTCTATCTCTCTCTTCCTCCGATCCGATAAATCGCCGCCATCAATTCACAATTCTTCTGCAATTTCGAAGCTCAATCCGAACT ATTTGCAATTGCATGGTGATGATGTGTATTTTACTCTCGAGAATTGCTCGCAAGATGTTGCTAGTACAAGCACTGTATTATCTAAG GTCCAATCAAAGTCAAATTTTGGTGTTGGTTCAAGATATAGCGAGTCAGAAGCTGATGCTATGTCGCAGAGGTTGAAGCTTGATGATTTACCTGAAACATGGTATAACCAGTTctttgaaaaatacaaagcaAGTAAATCATATAGGTTACAGTTAGGTGACAGGGAAGCAGAAAAACGAACACCTGAACAGATGTCCTTTTATCTTAGAATTGTTGAGAATCACAAGAGACGGCGAGTAGCGTTTAAGGTAGATCAGAACATTGGTTTTGGCATGTTGGATGAtggatcaaacctgcaatcaaacTCAGTTTTAGATAATGACAACCCATTTTTTCCTGAAACAATGTCTGCTATGAATTGTGTTCCTGAAAGTGCAGTCATGCGAACAAGTCAATTGAAAGAGAACCAGAAAGTGGAGTTCAACGGGGTTCTAGATACTTTACCCCAAATAATGACCAAGAGCCCTATTAGCCCTATTATGATTGAGAGGCTTGGTATTAGACCAGAGTACCTGAGCATGGAACAAGGCAGTAATCAAAATCATGGAAAGAGTGGTGGTGAAAGGACTAGGAAATGTCTTGGTGAAGAGCAAGCATTAAAGTTATCTCAAAAAGTGATGGCACAATTGCTGGGAAATGTGGGTTTCGAAGGCTCATCTGAAGTTCCACTAGAAGTCTTGACTAAATTCCTGAGTTGCCATATTCACAAATTAGGTGCTACGTTGAAACTCCTTTCTGATAGCTACAGAAAGCAGTGTTCAGCGATGGAGCTTCTGCAGATGTTTCTCCATACAGCTGGACATAG TAATCTTGCAGTGTTATCTGAACTTGTGAAGGATAATACTAGAAATTTTGTGCAAACTCAGCAGCAAGTACAGGGATTCCAACAGCAGTTGCAACCTCAGCATCAAGCTGCCATTCGGCAGTCACAGCTGACACAGCAG ATATTAAGAATGCATCCTCAAATGCAGCAGATGATCAATTCCCAAAATCTGACTCCTCAGCAACAGCAGCTGCTGTTGGAGAGAATGCGAAGGCGCCAGCAGTTAACACCTCGTCCTGGTATGAGTATGAATATGAACATCGACAAGGACAGGCCAGTGGTCCAAGTCAAGCTTGAACATCCAACTGATTTTCCAATGGATAATAATGCCTTTAATGCAATGGCTGCGAGACAGCCCCAGATGCAGCAGTTTCGCCAGCAACAAATTGCAGCTATGTCATCTCCCTATGCTCAAAACACAAATCAGTTTAGGCCGGTGGCTTCTCTTCAAATTCCGCAAGTGCAGTCACC GAACACGGGAATGGCCAGGGCTCCCCCTGTAAAAGTTGAAGGCTTCCAGGAATTGATGGGCGGAGATGCATCAATGAAGCATGATtctgaagaaaataagttaatgTCTCCTCAAAAATAG